From Solibacillus isronensis, the proteins below share one genomic window:
- a CDS encoding N-acetylmuramoyl-L-alanine amidase, whose amino-acid sequence MKKNKIIIGLSFLLLFTAIVPYYFSARPAHANGEPLYVNAEILYLREGPGLSYPILDTLKEGTEMISIEKQGDWHHVQVGQQKGWVAAWLVKTAIGQTDSSTEKTVISQVNSLNVRVAPSLSASVLTKISSGTESKFLKQEQDWIQIQFGEMTGWVFAEYVTVKEANTEKPAPPSDNGQQEQSNEPIQQIDPNTFTVNVNAVNIRKKPDLTSKKLGLATEGQQFKVVSRNHNWVEIEYEKGKKGWIYNFYGTFTKQLKQNPSSEKEETKNFVTIIYNGTNLRESPSTSSNVVVIADAGHTYPIVESEGDWFKIAVNDRQTAYVANWVVSENDSQGTTSKNNTSEAAERKKGTLKGLTIVLDAGHGGNDRGTTGVRGTDEKEINIITAELLRSKLQAAGANVVMTRESDIFVDLRKRVAVSHQAGADAFISIHYDANEDSSVSGFTTYYTNGYQQKLAEYVHEGLASKVSLKDRGPRFGNYLVLRENRQNAILLELGYLSNPSEERAITTDYYREQATLGIYQGLLNYFDDQLEQ is encoded by the coding sequence ATGAAAAAAAATAAAATAATAATAGGTTTATCATTTTTATTATTATTCACAGCGATTGTTCCGTATTATTTTTCCGCTCGCCCTGCTCATGCCAACGGGGAACCATTATATGTAAACGCGGAAATTTTATATTTACGTGAAGGTCCAGGTCTTTCTTATCCGATTCTCGATACATTAAAAGAGGGAACTGAGATGATTTCGATTGAAAAACAAGGTGATTGGCACCATGTTCAAGTCGGACAACAAAAAGGATGGGTTGCGGCATGGCTTGTAAAAACAGCAATCGGTCAAACAGACTCGTCAACTGAAAAGACAGTCATTTCTCAAGTAAACTCTTTAAATGTTCGTGTAGCACCATCATTATCCGCTTCTGTACTGACAAAAATCTCTTCCGGGACGGAAAGTAAATTTTTAAAACAAGAACAGGATTGGATTCAAATTCAGTTCGGCGAGATGACAGGTTGGGTATTTGCGGAATATGTCACAGTGAAAGAAGCGAATACGGAAAAGCCGGCCCCCCCTTCTGATAACGGACAACAGGAACAGTCAAATGAGCCAATACAACAAATTGACCCGAATACATTTACCGTTAACGTAAATGCTGTCAACATCCGAAAAAAACCTGATTTAACATCTAAAAAATTAGGGCTTGCCACTGAAGGACAACAATTTAAAGTTGTCAGCCGAAATCATAATTGGGTTGAAATTGAATATGAAAAAGGTAAAAAAGGTTGGATATACAATTTTTATGGAACGTTTACAAAACAATTGAAACAAAATCCTTCATCTGAAAAAGAAGAAACGAAAAACTTTGTTACGATTATTTATAACGGGACAAATTTAAGGGAATCCCCTTCGACTTCTTCAAATGTTGTTGTCATTGCAGATGCTGGTCATACATATCCGATAGTGGAAAGTGAAGGCGACTGGTTTAAAATCGCAGTAAATGATCGTCAAACCGCGTACGTCGCAAACTGGGTTGTCAGTGAAAATGATTCACAAGGAACTACATCTAAAAATAATACAAGCGAGGCAGCCGAACGTAAAAAAGGTACATTAAAGGGCTTAACAATCGTACTGGATGCGGGTCACGGCGGTAACGACCGTGGTACTACCGGTGTTCGTGGAACAGACGAAAAAGAGATTAATATTATTACAGCAGAACTGCTACGTTCCAAATTACAGGCTGCCGGTGCAAATGTTGTCATGACACGTGAATCCGACATTTTTGTCGACTTGCGAAAGCGTGTTGCAGTATCACATCAGGCAGGTGCCGATGCGTTTATCAGTATTCACTATGACGCAAATGAAGATAGTTCAGTGAGCGGCTTTACGACCTATTATACGAACGGTTATCAGCAAAAGCTTGCGGAATATGTTCATGAAGGATTGGCATCAAAAGTTAGCTTGAAAGATCGAGGACCACGCTTCGGCAACTATTTAGTACTCCGCGAAAACCGTCAAAATGCTATATTACTTGAGCTTGGCTATTTAAGT